The proteins below are encoded in one region of Lactuca sativa cultivar Salinas chromosome 3, Lsat_Salinas_v11, whole genome shotgun sequence:
- the LOC111876012 gene encoding phosphatidylinositol 4-kinase gamma 4 → MSSSGVLAINPLSDTLILPPRPLCSEDPIVVHLAMSGSVVPIRVLGSDSIQSVKLRIQSYKGFVVKNQKLVCGGRELARPDSSVKDYGVSDGNVIHLVVKLSDLQTINVKTCSGKEFTFHVDRNRNVGFVKKQLAKKKKGLIDINEEDIMCEGEQLEDERLIHDISKHNNDGVIHLFVKKVAKIRVTPREKNFELAIDAPQVNDSRKFDSSNIQHKNGADIVPRENREFWLDPVIVNPKAELPCVVFDLVNSTYQGLEKGNYPKRSSEGTGGAYFMMNGSGTKYISVFKPIDEEPMAVNNPRGLPLSVNGEGLKKGTTVGEGALREVAAYLLDHPKSGRRSFSGEHKGFSGVPPTLLARCMHAGFNHPDGVKEKIGSLQMFMENSGSCEDMGPGAFPVEEVHKISVLDIRMANADRHAGNILVTKGEDGQFVLIPIDHGYCLPHSFEDCTFDWLYWPQARKPFSSETIDYIKSLDAEEDIALLNFYGWNLPLECAQTLRISTMLLKKGVERGLTPFAIGSIMCRENLNKKSVIEEIVEEADDCVLPESSEAAFMETVSEIMDRRLGV, encoded by the exons ATGTCGTCATCCGGCGTTTTAGCAATCAACCCACTTTCCGATACACTGATTCTCCCGCCGAGGCCTTTATGTAGCGAAGACCCCATCGTTGTTCATTTGGCTATGTCTGGTTCAGTCgttccaattagggttttggggtCAGATTCAATCCAGTCTGTGAAGCTTCGAATTCAAAGCTACAAAGGCTTCGTTGTAAAGAATCAGAAGCTAGTTTGTGGTGGCAGAGAGTTAGCAAGACCCGATTCTTCAGTCAAAGACTATGGCGTTTCAGATGGAAACGTGATCCATTTAGTTGTCAAGCTTTCAGATCTTCAAACAATCAATGTCAAAACTTGTTCAGGTAAAGAGTTCACATTTCATGTCGATAGAAACCGTAATGTTGGTTTTGTGAAAAAACAACTCGCAAAGAAAAAGAAAGGATTAATCGATATCAACGAAGAAGACATCATGTGTGAAGGCGAACAGCTTGAAGATGAGAGACTTATACATGACATCAGCAAGCATAACAACGATGGTGTGATTCATCTGTTTGTAAAAAAGGTTGCAAAGATTCGAGTGACACCTAGAGAGAAGAATTTTGAGCTAGCCATCGATGCACCACAGGTGAATGATTCAAGAAAGTTTGATTCTTCTAACATACAACATAAAAATGGTGCTGACATAGTTCCTAGAGAGAATAGAGAGTTTTGGTTGGATCCAGTGATCGTTAACCCAAAAGCTGAACTCCCTTGTGTTGTTTTTGACTTAGTCAACTCTACTTATCAAGGTTTAGAAAAAGGGAATTACCCAAAAAGGTCAAGCGAAGGTACAGGTGGTGCTTACTTCATGATGAATGGATCAGGGACTAAGTACATATCTGTATTCAAACCGATTGATGAGGAGCCAATGGCTGTAAATAACCCTAGAGGACTACCTTTATCTGTCAATGGTGAAGGGTTAAAAAAAGGGACaacagttggtgaaggtgcattaCGTGAAGTTGCCGCCTATCTTTTAGACCACCCAAAAAGCGGCCGGAGATCGTTTTCCGGCGAACACAAAGGATTTTCCGGCGTCCCACCGACTTTATTAGCCAGATGTATGCACGCAGGGTTTAATCATCCAGATGGTGTGAAGGAGAAGATTGGGTCTTTACAGATGTTCATGGAGAATTCTGGAAGCTGTGAGGATATGGGCCCCGGTGCTTTTCCTGTTGAAGAGGTTCATAAGATCTCAGTGTTGGATATCAGGATGGCTAATGCTGATAGACATGCTGGAAACATTCTCGTCACTAAAGGAGAAGATGGACAGTTTGTTTTGATTCCAATTGATCATGGTTACTGTTTGCCTCACAGT TTTGAAGATTGCACGTTTGATTGGCTATACTGGCCACAAGCTCGCAAGCCGTTCAGTTCTGAAACTATTGACTACATAAAGTCGTTAGATGCTGAAGAAGACATTGCTTTGCTTAACTTTTACGGATGGAATTTACCATTGGAATGTGCTCAAACACTTCGGATTTCCACCATGCTTTTGAAGAAAGGTGTTGAGAGAGGTTTGACTCCGTTTGCGATTGGGAGCATAATGTGTAGGGAGAATCTGAATAAGAAATCTGTGATTGAGGAGATTGTTGAAGAAGCAGATGATTGTGTTCTTCCTGAGTCAAGTGAAGCTGCATTCATGGAGACTGTTTCTGAGATTATGGATCGTCGTTTGGGTGTGTAG
- the LOC111876013 gene encoding uncharacterized protein LOC111876013 — protein sequence MEIDKMEGMYEPHNHHRSKRNKNTTLASCCVATLFLIFIGIALLIVYFLIFKPKTPKITVDAVQLPTFAISNATVNFTFFQFVSVTNPNREAFTHYDSSLQLAYSNGNAPLGFVFIPAGKIDGGHTQHMSAKFSVQSFPLPERPSPSTVTAIGGDGGMEFGVVGPTMEIETRMKLVGSVRVLKIFTHRVESGINCGVAIEVRSGSVLGFHC from the coding sequence ATGGAAATAGATAAGATGGAAGGCATGTACGAGCCTCACAACCATCACAGATCCAAACGAAACAAGAACACCACTCTAGCTTCATGTTGCGTAGCCACGCTGTTCTTGATCTTCATCGGCATTGCTCTACTCATCGTCTACTTTCTCATCTTCAAACCAAAGACTCCCAAGATCACCGTCGACGCCGTCCAGCTCCCCACCTTCGCCATCTCCAACGCCACCGTTAACTTCACATTCTTCCAATTCGTCTCCGTCACCAACCCTAACCGTGAAGCTTTCACTCACTATGACAGTTCGCTTCAGCTCGCCTACTCCAACGGCAATGCACCTCTCGGTTTTGTTTTCATCCCTGCAGGAAAAATCGACGGAGGCCATACACAGCACATGTCGGCGAAGTTCTCTGTACAGTCTTTTCCGCTTCCGGAGAGACCGTCGCCGTCGACGGTGACAGCAATTGGAGGTGATGGTGGAATGGAATTTGGAGTTGTTGGACCAACAATGGAGATCGAGACGAGGATGAAATTGGTTGGTAGTGTTAGGGTTTTGAAGATATTTACGCATAGAGTTGAAAGTGGGATTAATTGTGGAGTAGCCATTGAAGTAAGAAGTGGATCTGTGTTAGGGTTTCATTGCTAG